The Triticum aestivum cultivar Chinese Spring chromosome 7B, IWGSC CS RefSeq v2.1, whole genome shotgun sequence genome window below encodes:
- the LOC123158170 gene encoding AT-rich interactive domain-containing protein 5-like: MNDQNHLQTAPVRKHGEESSLLKISSHSLMFDNAHSDEDSGTEEEQDNFMNELEIFHKDNSMEFRPPKFYGEGLNYLKLWRKVNKLGGFDQVTLSRKWHQVGQSFKPPKTSTTVSWSFRNFYEKVLLRFCSAFYISLVVVFLCFIPAMVADLMVSLKGKTMSTIEDGKDLQDGVDNIQSNSKIVDMGSRADWVKINVLITKCEFQVYALVPGLLREELKVLSDPIGRLIINGDPRQLGNSWGVTRFQKVIHLPSRIDPNKTVANLGQYGQLYVCGAFEKSSS, encoded by the exons ATGAATGATCAAAATCATCTTCAAACTGCACCGGTTAGGAAACATGGGGAGGAAAGTTCATTGTTAAAGATCTCAAGCCATTCATTGATGTTTGACAATGCCCATAGTGATGAGGACTCTGGTACCGAGGAAGAGCAGGATAATTTCATGAATGAACTTGAAATATTCCACAAGGATAATTCAATGGAATTCAGGCCCCCAAAGTTCTATGGCGAAGGGTTGAATTACCTTAA GTTGTGGAGAAAGGTGAATAAGTTGGGTGGTTTTGACCAG GTAACATTAAGCAGAAAGTGGCACCAAGTGGGACAGTCTTTTAAGCCACCAAA GACAAGCACAACTGTTTCATGGTCCTTCCGTAACTTCTACGAGAAGGTGCTTCTTAGATTCTGCTCGGCCTTCTATATTTCTTTAGTTGTGGTGTTCTTGTGTTTTATTCCTGCAATGGTTGCTGACCTGATGG TTTCACTGAAGGGGAAAACGATGTCAACCATTGAAGATGGTAAAGACTTACAAGATGGAGTTGATAATATACA AAGTAACTCAAAAATCGTCGATATGGGATCTCGAGCTGATTGGGTGAAGATAAATGTTCTCATAACT AAATGTGAGTTTCAAGTATATGCATTAGTTCCTGGCCTTCTACGTGAGGAG CTTAAAGTTCTTTCAGATCCCATTGGTCGCTTAATAATTAATGGAGATCCTAGACAATTAGGAAATTCATGGGGTGTTACTCGCTTCCAGAAG GTAATTCATTTGCCCTCTCGCATTGACCCCAACAAAACCGTGGCAAATCTTGGCCAATATGGGCAGTTATATGTTTGTGGTGCATTTGAGAAGTCATCTTCATAA